The Coregonus clupeaformis isolate EN_2021a unplaced genomic scaffold, ASM2061545v1 scaf2949, whole genome shotgun sequence genome has a segment encoding these proteins:
- the LOC121532982 gene encoding UPF0575 protein C19orf67-like: MMDQKLRPIEQQLQYLLNKADEFQAHILYRRDNLQKENFARVVPTFLRTCQPYFTYLESTARSSLPQRTPLPVYIRSRLLDFSQQLCARLEQLVLTYALL, encoded by the exons ATGATGGATCAGAAGCTCAGACCCATTGAACAGCAACTCCAGTACCTGCTGAATAAGGCGGATGAGTTTCAGGCacatattttatacag ACGTGACAATCTGCAAAAGGAAAACTTTGCTCGTGTGGTGCCTACTTTCCTGCGGACCTGTCAGCCCTACTTCACTTACCTGGAGTCGACCGCTCGCAGCTCCCTGCCCCAGCGCACGCCTCTGCCCGTGTACATCCGCTCACGA TTGTTAGACTTCTCCCAGCAGCTGTGTGCGAGGCTGGAGCAGCTGGTCTTGACCTACGCCCTCCTTTGA